In Cervus elaphus chromosome 31, mCerEla1.1, whole genome shotgun sequence, one DNA window encodes the following:
- the LOC122687392 gene encoding LOW QUALITY PROTEIN: uncharacterized protein LOC122687392 (The sequence of the model RefSeq protein was modified relative to this genomic sequence to represent the inferred CDS: substituted 1 base at 1 genomic stop codon), translating to MKYDIFCERNEGDTVKKNGKDLKKVKSLMRKGEFLTSTIWETHKKRCLIQRQFLFTQDSISNLTEIAEVADLLALLPMVQAFRNVNMCSWPLDNPPTQQSSRRVPGYSGSPALQRLTIILHLSRLRGKESSSPDPEPGEQRTSFGKDSILFTHNPTWDDCQQLLQVLFTTEERERILAEARKRVPGVDGRPTAQPHLVDEGFPLLRPNWDFERVEGRERLRVYRQTLMAGLRAAARKPTNLAKVNLVRQEPTESPAAFLERLMEAFRQYTPMDPQAEESRAAVLLAFVNQAAPDIRKKLQKVEGLGEQTIQDLLKVAEKVFNNRETPEEREERIRREERELAEKIRKEEREHRARENRKNQKELAQILFAGLKAGTELREPRDPRTGEKEKPKRQALKKDQCAYCKEQGHWKNECPKRDSRRGMTQREKIPPGTRVLYAGEDSDXGSRDSAPLPESWVTIHVEGKPVGFMVDTGAQHSVLNQKLGPMSKKASLVQGATGTKRYCWTTERKVNLGTHQVSHSFLVIPECPAPLLGRDLLTKVNAQIHFDPGGMSVTDGLGQPIHVLSLALRDEYRLFAPKPSETIALDVQPWVHKYPLAWAETAGMGLAKQRHPVVIELKAEAVPVRVRQYPMSQEARRGITPHIRRLMEAGILRRCRSPWNTPLLPVKKLGGTDYRPVQDLREVNKRVSDIHPTVPNPYTLLSSLLPEYTWYTVLDLKDAFFSLPLAVQSQEIFAFEWTEEEGQPVVQLTWTRLPQGFKNSPTLFNEALSEDLYEYRACHPEVILLQYVDDLMLAGTTEEACSRATGDLLQTLGILGYRASAKKAQIAQQEVTYLGYKIRQGQRWLTQAMKETILQIPEPKNPRQVREFLGTVGYCRLWIMGFAEKARPLYEGSKETPKWTWTEPMKQAFQTLRRALLEAPALALPNPNKPFQLFIDEKQGIGKGVLTQQWGPWKRPVAYLSKRLDPVAAGWPPCLRIIAATALLVRDADKLTYGQQLSVYTPHAVEGVLKQPPGKWISNARLTHYQALLLDAPRVRFQTPCFLNPATLLPNPEKDSPLHDCSEILAEALAARKDLTDVPLSNSELVWFTDGSSYVKDGQRKAGAAIVDDSGQTIWAETLPPNTSAQKAELIALIQALEQAKGKRVTIFTDSRYAFSTAHIQGPIYQERGFRTAEGKEVKNLPEIRRLLEAVQLPRAVAIVHVPGHQKGEDPKALGNRAADAAAREAASRDYAAPILADTTLQKDDQDGWYRDQNNNLILPASLGRHLCEHLHTTTHLGEKKTLTLLQMACLRFPRQNVTVREIIQACKACQLMRAEKKQHSGTRYRGEKPGQHWEIDFTEVRPGKYGYRYLLVLVDTFSGWVEAFPTKGETAIVVAKKILEEIVPRYGLPVTMGSDNGPAFVSQIVQGLAQALGTKWKLHCEYNPQSSGQVERMNRTLKETLTKLAIETGGDWVTLLPFALFRARNTPYKLNLTPFEILYGRPPPVYPIFKGKYLPPPTLGQFQQTLIALSKVHNHVWKLIREIHEGQNKRALPSHNIGPGDWVWVKRHQSKVLEPRWKGPYVVLLTTPTAVKVDGIGPWVHCNH from the exons GTGAGTTCTTAACTAGCACCATATGGGAAACCCACAAAAAGCGATGTCTAATTCAACGACAATTTCTCTTCACCCAAGATTCTATCAGCAACCTGACAGAAATAGCAGAGGTGGCAGATTTGTTAGCTCTCCTTCCAATGGTACAAGCATTCAGGAACGTCAACAT GTGTTCATGGCCTCTTGACAACCCTCCTACCCAGCAGTCCTCCCGCCGAGTGCCAGGATACAGTGGCAGCCCAGCACTGCAGAGACTGACAATTATCCTGCACTTAAG ccgactccgcgggAAGGAAAGTTCCTCTCCCGACCCCGAGCCTGGTGAACAGCGGACGTCATTCGGTAAG gattccattttgtttactcataatcccacctgggatgattgtcagcagctgttgcaggtgctcttcaccacggaagaacgggagcgaattctggcagaggcgcggaaacgggtaccaggggtcgacgggaggccaaccgcccagcctcatcttgtggacgaggggtttcctctgttgcggcctaactgggattttgagcgggtggaaggtagggagcgtctccgagtgtaccgccagactctaatggctggcctgcgggctgcagcaagaaagccgacaaatctggcaaaggtaaatttagtaaggcaagagcccactgaaagcccggcagccttcctagagaggctgatggaagctttcaggcaatatacacctatggacccccaggctgaggagtcacgcgctgcagttttgttagcgtttgtgaatcaggcagccccagatattaggaagaaattacaaaaggtagagggattgggagaacagacaatacaggatttactgaaagtagctgaaaaggtatttaataatagggagaccccagaagaaagggaagagcgaattcggcgggaggaaagggaattagcggaaaagatcaggaaagaagagagggaacatagggcgagggaaaaccggaagaaccagaaggagctagcccagattctttttgcggggttaaaggccggaacagaattgagggaacctcgagacccccggacgggagaaaaagaaaaaccaaaaaggcaggccctaaagaaggatcagtgcgcctactgcaaagaacaggggcactggaaaaacgagtgccctaagagggactcaaggagaggaatgacccagagagagaaaatcccccccggaactcgagttctatatgcgggggaagacagtgactaggggagtcgagactcggcacccctccccgagtcctgggtaaccatacatgtggaggggaaacccgttggcttcatggtggatactggcgcccaacactctgttttaaatcaaaaactgggaccaatgtctaagaaagccagcttagtgcaaggagccacggggacaaaaagatattgttggaccacagaacggaaagtaaatctagggacccaccaggtgtcccattcgtttttggtgataccagaatgcccagcccctctacttggaagagacttgttgactaaggttaatgctcagatccattttgacccagggggaatgtcagtcacggatggacttggacaaccgatacatgtcttgtccctagccttaagggatgaatacagactttttgcgcctaagccctcagagaccatagcactagatgtacaaccgtgggtccataaatatccattggcctgggcagaaacagcaggaatgggactagctaaacagagacatccggtcgtcatcgagctaaaggccgaggcagttcctgtgagggtgagacagtaccctatgagccaagaagctcggcgggggatcactccccacattcgacggctcatggagGCCGGAATTCTCAGGCGATGCcgatccccttggaacacccccttactgccggtgaagaagctaggggggacagattacagaccagtccaagacctgcgagaagtcaacaaacgggtgagtgacatacacccaactgtccctaacccgtataccctcctgagcagtttactgcctgagtacacttggtacactgtgctggacttgaaggatgcctttttcagcctacccctggcagtccagagccaagagatatttgcctttgagtggactgaggagGAGGGCCAACCAGTAgtacaattaacttggacccgcctcccacaggggttcaagaactcccctaccttgtttaatgaggctctgagtgaggacctctacgaatatcgggcttgccacccagaggtcattctgctacaatatgtagatgaccttatgttggctggaaccacagaggaagctTGCAGCCGTGCCACTGGGGACCTATTACAGACCCTAGGCATCTTGGGGTATCGCGCTAGcgcaaagaaggcacaaatagcccagcaagaggtcacctatttggggtataagatcaggcaggggcaaaggtggctaacccaggccatgaaagaaacaatattgcagataccagagcccaaaaacccccgccaggtgagagagtttctggggactgttggatattgcagactgtggattatggggtttgctgagaaggcccggcccttatatgagggaagtaaagagaccccaaagtggacttggactgagccaatgaaacaggctttccagacactcagacgggccctactagaagccccagcccttgccctgcctaacccaaataagccattccagctgtttatagatgaaaagcaaggaataggaaagggggtcttgactcaacaatggggaccatggaagcggccggtagcatacctttcgaagcgattagacccggtggccgctgggtggcccccttgccttcgcATCATTGCAGCTACAGCCCTCCTTGTCCGCGACGCTGACAAGTTgacgtatggacagcaactctcggtttacaccccccacgccgtggaaggggttttaaagcagccgccgggtaagtggatctccaatgcccgcttgacacactaccaggccttgctgctcgatgccccacgggtgcgttttcagaccccttgcttcctaaaTCCGGCCACGCTCCTACCCAATCCAGAGAAGGacagccctctccatgattgcagtgagatactggctgaggccctggcggcacgaaaagacttaactgatgtacccctaagcaacagtgagctagtatggttcaccgatgggagcagttatgtaaaagatgggcaaaggaaggcgggagcagccatagttgatgattcagggcagacgatatgggctgagacactacccccaaacacttctgcacaaaaagcagaattgattgccctaatacaggctctggagcaagccaaagggaagagagtcaccatttttactgacagccgatatgctttcagcactgcccatattcaaggtcccatataccaagaaaggggatttcggacagctgagggaaaagaggtcaaaaatctgcctgagATTCGCAGGCTCTTGGAAGCTGTCCAACTACCCCGGGCAGTAGCTAtagtacatgtccccggtcaccagaagggAGAAGACCCTAAGGCGCTGGGCAATCGTGCTGCTGATGCGGCCGCTCGAGAAGCGGCTAGCCGGGACTAtgccgcccccatattagcc gataccaccctccagaaagatgaccaagatggatggtaccgagaccaaaacaacaacctgatcttgcctgcctccctgggtcgtcacctgtgtgaacacctgcacacaactacacacttgggagaaaaaaagaccctaacacttctccagatggcctgcctgaggttccctcgtcAAAATgtaactgtacgagagataattcaagcctgcaaagcgtgccagctgatgagggcagagaagaagcagcactcgggaacgaggtaccgaggggaaaagccagggcaacattgggagatagatttcaccgaggtaaggccaggcaagtatggGTACCGCTATCTGTTGGtactggtagataccttctcggggtgggtagaagctttccccactaagggagagacagcaatagtggttgctaaaaagatcttagaggagatagtgcctaggtatgggctgccagtgactatgggctctgataatggacctgcctttgtgagccagattgtacaagggctggcccaagctctggggacgaaatggaagttacattgcgaatataatccccagagctcaggacaggttgagagaatgaatcggaccctaaaagaaactttgacaaagttggcaatagagactggcggggactgggtgaccctcctcccctttgcactctttcgggcacgtaacaccccttataagctgaatcttactccttttgagattctgtatggaagaccccctcctgtgtatcctattttcaaaggaaaatatctgccaccccctactttgggacaattccagcaaactctgatagcattaagtaaggtgcataaccatgtttggaaattgattcgaGAGATACATGAGGGCCAAAACAAGAGGGccctcccctcacataatattggcccaggtgattgggtttgggtaaaacgacaccaatctaaagtattagaacctagatggaaaggcccttatgttgttctccttaccactcctaccgctgtcaaggtcgacgggattggaccctgggttcattgcaatc